From one Gracilibacillus salinarum genomic stretch:
- a CDS encoding 5-methyltetrahydropteroyltriglutamate--homocysteine S-methyltransferase: MATKTVTAPFRADHVGSLLRPESLLTARKSFQDGNISALQLRELENKEIAHIVDKQIEVGLELVSDGEFRRRFWHTDFLEHLNGIEGYVPEVGYIFNGNEETERYNIRNNGKISFNQDHPFLQDFKEFNEIVNGRAVAKQTIPSPNQLFNIGIRNETIYPDIEDFASDIIQAYRDAIKAFYDLGVRYLQFDDVYIAGLSSPDIPFNDGAYDRDYLIDLALRVVNGVLEDKPEDLVVTTHLCRGNYRSNWAFSGSYDLIAPTLFAKEKVDGFFLEYDDERSGGFKPLDYIPDGGARVVLGLFTSKTGDLEDKEQIKARVGEAAKYVPLEQICLSPQCGFASTHHGNKLTEEDQWNKLKYIVEVTKEIWN; the protein is encoded by the coding sequence ATGGCTACAAAAACAGTAACAGCACCATTTCGAGCAGATCATGTAGGGAGTTTACTACGTCCAGAAAGTTTATTGACGGCAAGAAAATCATTTCAGGATGGAAATATCAGTGCGTTACAATTACGAGAATTAGAGAACAAAGAAATTGCACACATAGTAGATAAACAAATTGAGGTTGGTTTGGAATTAGTATCCGATGGAGAGTTTCGCCGTCGTTTTTGGCATACAGATTTCTTAGAACATTTGAATGGAATCGAAGGATATGTACCAGAAGTAGGTTACATATTTAACGGAAATGAAGAAACTGAACGTTACAATATACGAAACAATGGAAAGATATCCTTTAATCAGGATCATCCATTCTTACAAGATTTTAAAGAATTTAATGAAATCGTCAATGGTCGTGCTGTTGCGAAACAAACGATACCAAGTCCAAATCAATTGTTTAATATCGGAATTCGAAACGAAACGATTTATCCGGACATTGAAGATTTTGCAAGTGACATAATTCAGGCATACCGTGATGCCATAAAAGCTTTTTATGATTTAGGTGTACGCTACTTGCAATTTGATGATGTATATATTGCTGGACTATCTTCACCAGATATTCCATTTAATGATGGGGCGTATGACAGAGATTATTTAATTGATTTAGCTTTACGAGTAGTAAATGGTGTGTTAGAAGATAAACCGGAAGATCTGGTTGTAACCACTCATTTATGCCGTGGAAATTACCGTTCCAATTGGGCGTTCTCCGGCAGTTACGATCTTATTGCACCGACATTGTTTGCAAAAGAAAAAGTCGATGGCTTTTTCTTGGAATATGATGATGAACGTTCTGGTGGGTTCAAGCCGCTTGACTATATTCCAGATGGTGGTGCGCGGGTAGTACTAGGCTTATTCACTTCAAAAACTGGTGATTTAGAAGATAAAGAACAAATCAAAGCAAGAGTAGGGGAAGCTGCAAAATATGTACCGCTTGAACAGATTTGTTTAAGTCCTCAATGTGGATTTGCATCAACTCACCATGGTAATAAACTGACAGAAGAAGATCAATGGAACAAGCTGAAATATATCGTAGAAGTGACTAAAGAAATCTGGAATTAA
- a CDS encoding DUF2515 family protein has translation MAIIKPSIPLPYPLNSIKKRLQNKKSYYVIKDQLSEDEHELMSQILCETRHGNRNNITRTDAYLRFYLQFPEIEWSFLAHMVSRNAGWNMTDLKGGLLPKLLTNEQQQYFFHFLERSNWLIFQDAYPQLRLYEASIRLGKNMFYLLPLFGVSYFMKVIWDYFYEDRQRSLITTALIINEQNYIENRVIHNPQYAKTNMEALEFIGQQMMQMNQIMFPFKEESRVRLVGLNVYHFESLTKRINIGKQLYQVLFHPNYYPAIYQFALTTRHSGSRQDYWPSLFHETQHVPLKRIKVKAPGNWWLKPLFSPKLRDVWTDIHHPNSENEDWYTDWRTVYLLDKINAPKNPDILTAYHHTLVKLQLAVKIKEWIGE, from the coding sequence GTGGCAATTATTAAGCCATCTATTCCTCTTCCTTATCCATTAAATAGCATTAAAAAGCGATTACAAAACAAAAAAAGCTATTACGTAATTAAAGATCAATTGTCAGAAGATGAACATGAACTAATGAGTCAGATTCTATGTGAAACGAGACATGGTAATCGAAATAATATCACACGTACAGATGCTTATCTTCGTTTTTATCTGCAATTTCCCGAAATTGAATGGAGCTTTTTAGCACATATGGTTTCGAGAAATGCTGGCTGGAATATGACAGATCTGAAAGGAGGTCTCTTACCAAAACTGTTAACAAATGAACAGCAGCAGTATTTTTTTCATTTCTTAGAACGAAGCAATTGGCTAATATTTCAAGATGCATATCCGCAGCTGCGCTTATATGAAGCAAGTATTCGACTTGGTAAGAATATGTTTTATTTACTGCCATTATTCGGGGTTTCCTACTTTATGAAAGTGATATGGGATTATTTTTATGAGGATAGACAACGATCTCTGATTACCACTGCCCTGATTATCAATGAACAAAATTACATTGAAAATCGTGTCATTCATAATCCGCAATATGCCAAAACAAATATGGAGGCACTGGAATTTATCGGTCAACAAATGATGCAAATGAACCAAATAATGTTTCCTTTTAAGGAAGAGAGCAGGGTCCGGTTAGTGGGGTTAAATGTCTATCATTTCGAGTCATTAACGAAGCGAATCAACATCGGAAAACAACTTTATCAAGTGTTATTTCATCCAAACTATTATCCAGCCATCTATCAATTCGCCCTTACCACTCGCCATTCTGGGTCAAGACAAGATTATTGGCCATCACTCTTTCACGAAACACAGCATGTGCCACTGAAGAGAATCAAGGTGAAAGCTCCAGGAAACTGGTGGCTTAAACCATTATTCAGTCCGAAGTTACGTGATGTCTGGACTGATATTCACCATCCAAATAGCGAAAATGAAGATTGGTATACAGACTGGCGTACGGTATATTTACTAGATAAGATAAATGCCCCTAAAAACCCAGACATCCTAACCGCCTACCATCATACACTGGTGAAACTTCAATTGGCGGTAAAAATTAAAGAATGGATTGGAGAGTAG
- a CDS encoding CoA-disulfide reductase codes for MKYVIIGGVAAGMSAAMEIVRTDKKADITVLERGADYSYGQCGLPYVINGLVTSTESVIARSVETFRNKYGIDARIHTEVTDIDASSQTVRYRDQKSEQEITYDRLLIATGADPVRPEWDGINLAGIHCLKTIPNTEAIMADLSEEVKQVTIVGGGYIGLEMAEVFTSLGKKVRLIQRGDQLASIFDNEMAKLIEEEALKHNVEVTLAEEVIGFSGSQRVQKVITDKAQYNADLVLISAGVKPNTEFIVNSNIQCNEAGAIRVNAYMQSSVANIYAAGDCATDYHMIKQLEDYIPLGTTANKQGRIAGANMAGNPITFKGIVGTSILKFFDITLARTGLTEAEATKLQIPYQTISRKSTDHAGYYPDANPLHIKLLYHRKTNLLLGGQVISKKGADKRIDVLATALYNRMTVQELQDLDLSYAPPYNSVWDPIQQISRRT; via the coding sequence ATGAAATATGTGATTATTGGTGGTGTCGCAGCTGGAATGAGTGCAGCTATGGAAATCGTTCGAACGGATAAAAAAGCTGATATAACGGTGTTAGAACGAGGTGCTGATTATTCTTATGGTCAGTGTGGCTTGCCATATGTTATCAATGGCCTTGTCACATCGACTGAATCAGTCATTGCGCGTTCAGTCGAGACGTTTCGTAATAAATACGGAATTGATGCTAGAATACATACAGAAGTTACCGATATTGATGCCTCAAGTCAGACAGTTCGGTATCGGGATCAAAAAAGCGAGCAAGAGATAACATATGATCGTTTATTGATAGCTACTGGTGCAGATCCGGTTAGACCAGAATGGGACGGAATTAATCTGGCAGGGATTCACTGTTTAAAAACAATTCCTAATACAGAAGCTATTATGGCCGATTTATCAGAGGAAGTGAAGCAGGTAACGATTGTTGGTGGTGGCTATATTGGATTGGAAATGGCAGAAGTCTTTACTTCGCTTGGCAAGAAAGTTAGGTTAATTCAACGAGGAGACCAGCTTGCCAGTATTTTCGATAATGAAATGGCTAAGCTTATAGAAGAGGAGGCACTAAAGCATAATGTAGAAGTCACATTAGCGGAAGAGGTCATCGGTTTCAGCGGAAGCCAGCGAGTGCAGAAGGTTATCACTGATAAAGCTCAATACAATGCTGATCTGGTGCTAATTAGTGCCGGCGTCAAGCCAAATACAGAGTTTATAGTGAATTCAAATATCCAATGTAATGAAGCTGGAGCAATTCGTGTGAATGCTTATATGCAGAGTTCTGTGGCTAATATTTATGCAGCTGGCGATTGTGCGACAGATTATCATATGATAAAACAGCTGGAAGATTATATACCGCTTGGAACGACAGCTAATAAGCAAGGTCGGATTGCTGGTGCGAATATGGCGGGTAATCCAATAACATTTAAAGGGATAGTTGGAACTTCCATTCTCAAATTTTTTGATATAACATTAGCCAGAACGGGATTAACAGAAGCGGAGGCGACAAAATTACAAATACCCTATCAAACAATTTCAAGAAAGAGCACTGATCATGCAGGGTATTATCCTGATGCAAATCCATTACATATTAAGCTGCTGTATCATCGTAAAACCAACCTGCTATTGGGTGGACAAGTAATTAGTAAGAAGGGTGCAGATAAGCGGATTGATGTGCTTGCTACTGCTTTATATAATCGAATGACAGTTCAGGAACTGCAAGATCTGGATCTTTCTTATGCACCACCGTATAACAGCGTATGGGATCCTATACAACAAATTTCCCGAAGAACATAA